One genomic region from Electrophorus electricus isolate fEleEle1 chromosome 23, fEleEle1.pri, whole genome shotgun sequence encodes:
- the LOC118240695 gene encoding TOG array regulator of axonemal microtubules protein 1-like, which produces MHQHRLEQQEVPPIQGEWQNMQRLKQNFRHVACDVGSDDTASLKDLQRNGSVLASTKAELLDDLPSSPNSTHAPRSLVKGLSPPIHPSPPTAPSRRMLPRRQQAPSLNRMNSHQEPPGRIPMSGWLCGRSLNRTLLSLRASDRLLSSDDWEKKIDGLILMRSLARYHSDVLSSRLHDVCLVLNQEVQNLRSGVSRVALVTLGELYSGLQKGMDQEMEATAKVLLHKAGESNAFIRQDVDTALDCMVQNCTPTRSMNALLAGGLSHLNAAVRKCTSQHLATLIEKIGADRLLSGTKGVTNRILPAVSKLAQDSSQETRYFGRRMLLFLSSHHDFDKMVEKYIPTKDLPTIRATVLTLKSKVPGEKPQDTPSARGRRYIPCGGMSKDASKAQVHSIADKTKYIKQLKYTDKTRSRCVQAWPQVRILPTVRGGPNHMTRGR; this is translated from the exons ATGCATCAACATCGTTTGGAGCAGCAAGAAGTTCCGCCTATACAGGGGGAGTGGCAGAACATGCAACGATTGAAGCAGAACTTTAGACACGTTGCATGTGACGTGGGCTCAGACGACACGGCATCTCTGAAAG ATTTGCAGCGCAACGGTAGTGTTCTAGCATCCACGAAGGCTGAACTCCTGGATGATTTGCCCTCGAGCCCCAacagcacacacgcacccagaAGCCTGGTCAAAGGTTTGAGTCCCCCCATTCATCCCAGCCCTCCCACGGCTCCTTCCAGACGCATGCTGCCACGACGCCAACAAGCCCCCAGTCTGAACAGA ATGAACTCACACCAGGAACCCCCAGGAAGAATCCCCATGAGCGGCTGGCTTTGCGGCCGTTCTCTAAACCGGACCTTGCTTTCACTCAGAGCTTCAGACAGACTGCTTAGCTCTGATGACTG GGAGAAGAAGATTGATGGCCTGATACTCATGCGTAGTTTAGCACGGTATCACTCTGATGTGCTTAGTAGTAGGCTTCATGATGTCTGCCTTGTTCTTAATCAAGAG GTTCAGAACTTACGCTCTGGAGTGTCGCGCGTGGCGCTGGTGACCTTGGGAGAGTTGTACTCTGGTCTGCAGAAAGGTATGGACCAGGAGATGGAAGCTACTGCCAAGGTCCTCCTCCACAAAGCAGGAGAGTCCAATGCTTTTATTAGGCAGGATGTGGACACAGCCCTGGACTGCATGGTGCAGAACTGCACCCCCACCCGAAGCATGAATGCTCTTCTCGCTGGAGGACTCAG TCATTTGAATGCTGCAGTAAGAAAGTGCACTTCTCAGCATTTGGCTACTTTGATAGAAAAGATTGGCGCTGACCGCTTATTGTCTGGGACAAAAGGTGTGACTAATCGAATTCTACCTGCAGTCTCCAAATTGGCGCAAGACTCTTCCCAAGAAACCAG GTACTTTGGTCGCCGCATGCTACTGTTCCTGTCGTCTCATCACGACTTTGATAAGATGGTGGAAAAGTACATCCCTACCAAAGACCTGCCCACCATCAGGGCCACTGTCCTCACTCTGAAATCCAAG GTCCCGGGTGAGAAGCCTCAGGATACCCCTTCAGCTCGAGGCAGGCGCTATATCCCTTGCGGTGGAATGAG caaaGATGCCAGCAAAGCACAGGTCCACAGCATTGCAGACAAGACCAAGTACATCAAACagcttaaatacacagacaagacaaggtccaggtgtgtgcaggcgtggccacaagtGAGGATCCTCCCAACTgtacgtggcgggccaaaccacatgactcgcggGAGAtga